Proteins encoded by one window of Vitis vinifera cultivar Pinot Noir 40024 chromosome 10, ASM3070453v1:
- the LOC104880517 gene encoding uncharacterized protein LOC104880517 has product METELHSLEETLPAAISKLKRHSSIIRDGEESDALVKYTSLKDVILNSPRYNSYEGNAFDSTNISIRNQLVKHAASAYLQSAAVLSSRNQNCLVRMWRRMKNNATLRSCWFVYIRNPLGACFQPICRFLGWTIHEIGRFWTRRITIA; this is encoded by the coding sequence ATGGAGACAGAACTTCACAGCCTAGAAGAAACCCTACCTGCTGCAATATCAAAACTAAAGAGACATTCTTCCATCATCAGGGACGGCGAGGAAAGTGATGCACTGGTAAAGTACACAAGTCTGAAAGATGTGATTCTCAACTCGCCAAGATATAATTCGTACGAGGGAAATGCTTTCGATTCGACCAACATTTCGATACGGAACCAACTGGTAAAGCATGCAGCCTCCGCCTACCTCCAGTCAGCTGCGGTTCTCTCCAGCCGAAACCAGAACTGCTTGGTCCGTATGTGGAGGAGAATGAAGAACAATGCTACATTGCGTTCATGCTGGTTCGTCTACATTAGGAACCCCTTGGGAGCTTGTTTCCAGCCGATATGTCGGTTTCTTGGTTGGACGATACATGAAATTGGAAGGTTTTGGACTAGGAGGATCACCATAGCCTGA
- the LOC100263456 gene encoding glutaredoxin-C1 — translation MQMKESGMIEEQLGMDGEAHEKPETTYEAVRRLGSSNAVVVFSLSGCCMCHVMKQLLFGLGVGPTIVELDKEKYGSEMQSVLYQLAGGQHSVPAVFVGGKFLGGIETLMSCHINGTLVPLLKAAGALWL, via the coding sequence ATGCAAATGAAGGAATCAGGCATGATAGAGGAACAGCTTGGGATGGACGGTGAAGCCCATGAGAAGCCGGAGACCACGTATGAGGCGGTGAGGAGGCTGGGCTCCAGCAATGCGGTGGTGGTGTTCAGCCTCAGCGGCTGCTGCATGTGCCACGTGATGAAACAGCTGCTTTTCGGCCTTGGAGTAGGACCCACTATCGTGGAGCTCGACAAGGAGAAGTATGGCTCCGAAATGCAATCCGTCCTGTACCAGCTCGCCGGCGGCCAGCATTCTGTCCCGGCTGTCTTTGTGGGTGGCAAGTTCTTGGGCGGTATCGAAACTCTCATGTCTTGTCACATTAACGGCACCTTGGTCCCTCTCCTGAAAGCTGCCGGAGCTCTCTGGCTATAA